One segment of Eschrichtius robustus isolate mEscRob2 chromosome 3, mEscRob2.pri, whole genome shotgun sequence DNA contains the following:
- the KCNA3 gene encoding potassium voltage-gated channel subfamily A member 3, whose amino-acid sequence MDEHLSLLRSPPPPPSARHRAHPPQHPASGGGGGGAHTLVNPGYAEPAAGPELPPDMTVVAGDHLLEPEATDGGGDPPQGGCGGGGGCDRYEPLPPALPAAGEQDCCGERVVINISGLRFETQLKTLCQFPETLLGDPKRRMRYFDPLRNEYFFDRNRPSFDAILYYYQSGGRIRRPVNVPIDIFSEEIRFYQLGEEAMEKFREDEGFLREEERPLPRRDFQRQVWLLFEYPESSGPARGIAIVSVLVILISIVIFCLETLPEFRDEKYYTASPSQELFETASNSTSGGPAGASSFSDPFFVVETLCIIWFSFELLVRFFACPSKATFSRNIMNLIDIVAIIPYFITLGTELAERQGNGQQAMSLAILRVIRLVRVFRIFKLSRHSKGLQILGQTLKASMRELGLLIFFLFIGVILFSSAVYFAEADDPTSGFSSIPDAFWWAVVTMTTVGYGDMHPVTIGGKIVGSLCAIAGVLTIALPVPVIVSNFNYFYHRETEGEEQAQYLHVGSCQHLSPSAEELRKARSNSTLSKSEYMVIEEGGMNHSAFPQTPFKTGNSTATCTTNNNPNSCVNIKKIFTDV is encoded by the coding sequence ATGGACGAGCACCTCAGCCTCCtgcgctcgccgccgccgccgccctccgCCCGCCACCGCGCCCACCCGCCGCAGCACCCcgcgagcggcggcggcggcggcggcgcccacACGCTGGTGAACCCCGGCTACGCAGAGCCCGCCGCGGGCCCCGAGCTGCCGCCGGACATGACGGTGGTGGCCGGGGACCACCTGCTGGAGCCGGAGGCGACCGACGGCGGCGGGGACCCGCCTCAGGGCGGttgcggtggcggcggcggctgcgaCCGCTACGAGCCGCTGCCGCCCGCGCTGCCCGCCGCCGGCGAGCAGGACTGCTGCGGGGAGCGCGTGGTCATCAACATCTCGGGGCTGCGCTTCGAGACGCAGCTCAAGACCCTCTGCCAGTTCCCGGAGACTCTGCTGGGCGACCCCAAGCGGCGCATGAGGTACTTCGACCCGCTCCGCAATGAGTACTTCTTCGACCGCAACCGGCCCAGCTTCGACGCCATCCTCTACTACTATCAGTCCGGGGGCCGAATCCGCCGGCCGGTCAATGTGCCCATCGACATCTTCTCCGAGGAGATCCGCTTCTACCAGCTGGGCGAGGAGGCCATGGAGAAGTTCCGCGAGGACGAGGGCTTCCTGCGGGAGGAGGAGCGGCCCCTGCCCCGCCGAGATTTCCAGCGCCAGGTGTGGCTGCTCTTCGAGTACCCGGAGAGCTCCGGGCCGGCCCGGGGCATCGCCATCGTGTCCGTGCTCGTCATCCTCATCTCCATCGTCATCTTCTGCCTGGAGACGCTGCCCGAGTTCCGCGATGAGAAGTACTACACCGCCTCGCCGTCGCAGGAGCTGTTCGAGACGGCCAGCAACAGCACGTCGGGGGGCCCCGCGGGAGCCTCCAGCTTCTCGGATCCCTTCTTCGTGGTGGAGACTCTGTGCATCATCTGGTTCTCCTTTGAGCTGCTGGTGCGGTTCTTCGCTTGCCCCAGCAAAGCCACCTTCTCGCGAAATATCATGAACCTGATAGACATTGTGGCCATCATCCCTTATTTCATCACTCTGGGCACCGAGCTGGCTGAGCGACAAGGCAATGGACAGCAAGCCATGTCCCTGGCCATCCTGAGGGTCATCCGCCTGGTGAGGGTCTTCCGCATCTTCAAGCTCTCCCGCCACTCCAAGGGGCTGCAGATCCTGGGGCAGACGCTGAAGGCTTCCATGCGGGAGTTGGGGCTGctcatcttcttcctctttaTTGGGGTCATCCTTTTCTCCAGCGCGGTCTATTTTGCGGAGGCAGACGACCCCACTTCAGGTTTTAGCAGTATCCCTGATGCCTTCTGGTGGGCTGTGGTAACCATGACGACAGTAGGTTACGGTGACATGCACCCAGTGACCATAGGGGGCAAGATTGTGGGGTCACTCTGTGCCATCGCTGGTGTCTTGACCATTGCTTTACCAGTCCCTGTGATTGTTTCCAACTTCAATTACTTCTACCACCGGGAGACAGAAGGGGAAGAGCAAGCCCAGTACTTGCACGTGGGAAGTTGCCAGCACCTCTCCCCTTCAGCCGAGGAGCTCCGGAAAGCGAGGAGTAACTCGACTCTAAGTAAGTCGGAGTATATGGTGATCGAAGAGGGGGGTATGAACCATAGCGCTTTCCCCCAGACCCCCTTCAAAACGGGCAATTCCACGGCCACCTGCACCACGAACAATAATCCCAACTCCTGTGTCAACATCAAAAAGATATTTACCGATGTTTAA